A stretch of the Panicum virgatum strain AP13 chromosome 9N, P.virgatum_v5, whole genome shotgun sequence genome encodes the following:
- the LOC120690820 gene encoding hydroxymethylglutaryl-CoA synthase-like isoform X1 — protein sequence MAMAMAAEAKDVGILAMDIYFPPTCVLQEELETHDGVSKGKYTIGLGQDSMAFCTEVEDVISMSLTVVKSLLKNYNIDPKCIGRLEVGSETVIDKSKSIKTWLMQIFEECGNTDIEGVDSSNACYGGTAALFNCVNWVESNSWDGRYGLVVCTDSAVYAEGPARPTGGAAAIAMLIGPNAPISFESKYRGSHMAHAYDFYKPDLASEYPVVDGKLSQTCYLMALDSCYNVFCKKYEKHERKQFSIFDADYVVFHSPYNKLVQKSFARLCYNDFLRNCSTVDEESREKLAPYTGLSSEESYQSRDLEKASQQVAKKLYESKVQPTTLIPKQVGNMYTASLYAAFASVIYNRHETLAGQRIVMFSYGSGLTSTMFSFKINEGQHPFSLLNIANILDISKKLEARHVVPPKKFIETLKLMEHRYGAKDFVTSQDTSLLPAGTYYLTHVDSMYRRFYAVKDDAVTTAVSNGH from the exons atggcgatggcgatggcggcggaggcCAAGGACGTCGGCATCCTCGCCATGGACATCTACTTCCCGCCCACCTGCGTGCTCCAG GAAGAGTTGGAAACTCACGATGGCGTGAGCAAAGGGAAATACACCATTGGGCTTGGGCAGGATAGCATGGCATTTTGCACTGAAGTTGAGGATGTTATTTCAATGAG CTTGACAGTGGTGAAGTCCCTACTGAAAAATTATAACATTGACCCGAAGTGCATTGGACGTTTGGAAGTTGGCAGTGAAACAGTAATAGACAAGAGCAAGTCTATAAAGACATGGTTGATGCAAATTTTTGAG GAATGTGGCAACACTGATATTGAAGGAGTTGACTCCTCAAATGCATGCTATGGTGGAACAGCTGCGTTGTTTAATTGTGTTAACTGGGTTGAAAGCAACTCGTGGGATGGGCGCTATGGACTTGTTGTTTGCACAGACAGTGCG GTTTATGCTGAAGGTCCGGCTCGTCCTACTGGTGGTGCAGCTGCTATTGCAATGTTGATTGGACCAAACGCTCCTATTTCTTTTGAAAGCAAATATAGGGGATCTCACATGGCCCATGCATATGACTTTTACAAGCCTGATCTTGCAAGTGAATATCCG GTGGTTGATGGAAAGTTGTCGCAGACATGCTATCTCATGGCATTGGATTCCTGCTATAATGTATTTTGTAAAAA GTATGAAAAGCATGAGAGAAAGCAATTTTCAATTTTTGATGCAGATTATGTTGTATTTCATTCTCCATACAACAAG CTTGTACAGAAAAGCTTTGCTCGTTTGTGCTACAACGATTTCTTGAGAAACTGCAG CACGGTTGATGAAGAGTCTAGGGAAAAATTGGCACCCTATACTGGTTTGTCATCTGAAGAAAGCTACCAGAGCCGAGACCTTGAAAAG GCATCCCAGCAAGTTGCGAAGAAACTGTACGAGTCCAAGGTTCAGCCAACAACATTGATCCCAAAACAAGTTGGGAATATGTATACAGCATCACTCTATGCCGCTTTTGCTTCAGTTATCTATAATAGACATGAAACTCTG GCAGGCCAGAGGATTGTTATGTTTTCATATGGAAGTGGCTTGACATCAACAATGTTCTCTTTCAAAATTAATGAAGGCCAGCATCCATTCAGTCTGCTAAACATTGCAAACATACTGGATATTTCCAAGAAACTGGAGGCACGACATGTG GTTCCCCCGAAGAAATTTATCGAGACACTGAAATTGATGGAGCACCGCTATGGGGCAAAAGATTTCGTGACCAGTCAGGACACAAGTTTGCTACCTGCAGGCACATATTATCTCACCCACGTCGACTCCATGTACCGAAGGTTCTACGCCGTGAAAGATGACGCTGTCACCACTGCAGTGTCCAATGGCCACTGA
- the LOC120692745 gene encoding uncharacterized protein LOC120692745 yields MARQQLKVSAAADTASWCLALSLVALLLVCSLGAGGAGAREEAMLPQVRGAALSARPCEEIYVVAEGETLHSISDRCGDPYILEQNPHVHDPDDVFPGLVLKITPSKPR; encoded by the coding sequence ATGGCGAGGCAGCAGCTGAaggtgtcggcggcggcggacacggCGTCGTGGTGCTTGGCGCTGTCGctggtggcgctgctgctggtgtgctcgctcggcgccggcggggcgggGGCAAGGGAGGAGGCCATGCTGCCGCaggtgcgtggcgcggcgctGTCGGCGCGGCCGTGCGAGGAGATCTACGTGGTGGCGGAGGGCGAGACGCTGCACAGCATCAGCGACAGGTGCGGCGACCCCTACATCCTGGAGCAGAACCCGCACGTCCACGACCCCGAcgacgtcttccccggcctcgTCCTCAAGATCACGCCATCCAAGCCCAGGTAG